One region of Gossypium raimondii isolate GPD5lz chromosome 6, ASM2569854v1, whole genome shotgun sequence genomic DNA includes:
- the LOC105771799 gene encoding uncharacterized protein LOC105771799 has translation MTNALQAKSKYGFVDGSITRPLFGAQEESAWIKCNSMEERQQLIVDSKLPSIEAVTFFSNNSKANTNRKSTSSQDLSKLFCEHCKKSRHIKETCFELHGYPEWWEKGKKSSKPKAANSAQHLEKDEGNTSTVLIVGLTIEQYAQLISMLTLKRVKPLQPILQDLPMRKLIGMAEMRDGLYHFHAIKNYTAATAATQTSSVTPHDINVLDICLLIGCIFLKI, from the exons ATGACAAATGCTTTGCAAGCCAAAAGTAAATATGGCTTTGTTGATGGATCCATTACACGTCCATTATTTGGAGCACAAGAGGAATCTGCATGGATTAAATGCAATTCAATG GAAGAACGTCAACAATTAATAGTGGATTCCAAATTACCATCCATTGAAGCGGTAACTTTCTTTAGCAACAACTCAAAGGCTAATACCAATCGAAAATCCACAAGCAGTCAAGATCTCTCCAAACTATTTTGTGAACATTGCAAAAAGTCAAGGCACATTAAAGAGACTTGTTTTGAGCTCCATGGCTATCCTGAATGGTGGGAGAAAGGCAAGAAATCATCTAAACCAAAGGCAGCCAACAGTGCACAACATTTGGAGAAAGATGAAGGCAACACTAGTACTGTCCTGATTGTTGGATTAACAATTGAGCAATACGCTCAACTCATATCCATGCTAACCTTGAAAAGAGTCAAACCTCTACAGCCAATTTTGCAG GATTTACCCATGAGGAAGCTGATTGGAATGGCTGAAATGCGAGATGGACTTTATCATTTTCatgcaataaaaaattatacagCAGCAACCGCCGCTACCCAAACTTCTTCAGTCACACCACATGACATCAACGTATTGGATATTTGTCTTTTGATAGGATGTATATTCTTAAAGATTTAG